AGTACTGGTAGTTCCTTGATGTTCTATACGCTTTAGTTTCTTTTGTGTCGAGTTTAAGAAATTTGGTTGTGATGAGTTGTGCATGTTAATGAGTTGATATTGGGAACGAGTTGCACACCAGAACAGTATTGAAATGAATTGATAACTCTTATTAGATGCTTGTGACTAGCTGTGACACCCGAGTTTTAGGAGAGCTTGTGAGACAGTTGTGGTCATGTAGACCTTGTTTGATATTTATGCACTTTTGATATTTGAGTTATGAAACAGTTAATGGCTTAATAAAATTGAAATCCTTTATTTATGTgaatgttggcttacctagcaagcgGGTTAGGCGGCACCACAGCCTTtgattggattttgggtcgtgacaagttggtattagagctctaatTTCTAAGAGTCTCATAAATCACGAGCAAGCTtattagagtcttgtggatcgatatAGAGACGATGCATCTGAAAGTAAAGGAAACTGTTTGGCAGAATTacgcgtttctgcggtccattatgcgatcgcagaatcattctacggaccgcataatagccgcagagtgaggcagttattAGGTCAGTCTGagagcaattatgcggtcgactatgcggcccgcataactattctgcgatgcattatgcgatcgcagaacagttatgcgggccgcatagtgaccgcatacacggaCAATTTTTTTGGCTGTTTGGTcaccgattatgcgaccgatatgcggtccgcatatcgattatgcgatcacaGAACCTGTTtcggagctttatttttggggttttaaacccgaccttatttcgttaaaacacaccccatggaccattttgagcatattttctaatatttctagagtgagagagagggtcctagagggagaagtgatcttcatcaagttgttcttcaattctcacttaaagcTTGAAGGTTATCAAGAGAggaacctaggtcttcttcctaagaggtaagattctatcacccaatctcttaattttaaaatgtaactagaatgggccattagtaaggtaattcatggggatgggagggCTTACCTTGCATACATGTATCCTTGTAGTAcgtgggaagattgtgagctaaaattGATAGTGAATGGGTTGAAAAaaatggaatcttccacaaaagagccttaaaacattgatgcacacctagtgtttgatagtatgctcaaatgagctaaaaccaagttcatcttcctaattttagttcaattttgttatattgctaaagtagattgaagttgctaatatttcGGAACATCGTAGGgttttaagaagctcaattgaggtatgttggctaaacccccttcttttTAGGATCGAATCCCATAGTGTCCACGTAATTGGAGTAAGCCTTTGATCGTTATAGAATTGGCGATTTTTAACgtatttgtgttgaaggatgtaagtttaatatttattctaaatgcttcatcatgttatcttgtcaTTGAGTATGTGTCTAAAAATGTGAAATATGTGTTGGAAATGTtgagacttcatgtcaagatcgaaataaaggttgttatgccaaattgtatgaaaagcttctatgtgcctaagattcccaaatttctCATACGCGAATTTAATGTCTTTAATGGGGAGCCTTATtgattttgataatgatattgaatgtgGAAAATGGGcttggaactatgaaatacggccatgtGCCAAGAATTACTTTGTAATCGTAATCACTAGTGTCAATGAATCGAAAGTACAGGAAAGAAgtacgatgtgagatgattgactgaaaaaggtaatgtctcaaatgagatggcctagccgatcgggccgagatcggactccgtataagaacacggtggtattgtgaatggaattgtggtaatgtctcaaatgagatggcctagccgatcgggccgagatcggactctatGTAAGAACACAGTTGTATTATGAATggaattgtggtaatgtctcaaatgagatggcctggCCGATCAGGCCGAGATCAGACTCCATATAAGAACacagaggtattgtgaattgtagAACATCGGTACTAAAAGTCACCTAACCTAGTAAtatgaaaattatcttgaaaatgtatatgatccttaacttgttgttttattatttatttgaagccCCTACTGAATTCTTGAATGtttctcttgtattattattcattctattgagttggtgtttagctatacatactagtgctattcgacggtactaacgtcccttttgccggggacactgcatctttaaatggatgcaggtggttacataacAGACAATGCggatcacagatagtgctgcatcatcttctcagcggactcggtgagccctatttcatttcggggtcatgtattgtatattttgtttatattatgatcactttttgaggtatagccggggccttattgctgacaccatctttactctcttttgtatctttagaggctctgtagacattatgtgggttgtatatgagtgttgggaatgttaaacaagataTGTTGTGTtcgatcacttgttccacttgaactataagaaatgtgtattttgggACTTAAAAGCGATATGACTAATGAAATGATctaggattgtatgaatgagactcctactgtataattaatgaaatctcatcttctcttgatcatgggttaattgggtagaaagtatctaacatgcttgctcggccgggttcactcggttgagcaccagtCGCGCTTCCCGAGGATGGGGCGTGACAAAAGCCACGTGAAATTATCTGGTAGTATAATTACATAGTATGGTAACTACACTAACATGTTTGTTTGCCAAAACGTAACTACCATCACCATGTAATTCTCATTGTCATGTTTGATTGGTGTAATtacttacacacacacacacacacacacacacacacacacacacacacacacacaaatatatatatatatatatatatatatatatatatatatatatatatatatatatataaattaataagTCTTCCATAAAAATAATTGGTATCTTCCAATTAAGCAATATTGCTGCCAATTCATGTGAATATAAAAGTTAAATCTGAGCTTAGAAAGTATTTTTTATGATAAAGATTAtattaatatttacaaaaataaaactagTAAAATACTTTGAATTGGAATTGGTGTAATTACTAGGGTAGTTTGCTAAGTCACCTAGTACGCTGTAGTTGGAATTGGTGTAATTACTAGGGTAGTAATTATACAATATAGTAATTACGATAACCTGTTTGTTTGTCATAACGTAATTACAGTGTAATTACAAGCgtactgtttggttgcacaagtaTAATTATAcagttaaattaaattttaaataaaataattatcaaaacttaaaagttaatataataaatatatgcctataaatgatattttataagtataaatgatattagaTTTTGTAtttaagatgcatattttttcttgaatatatATTAAGTagtaattatatatttataactaatattataaaaaaaatagatatatattttgcaaattaataatatttagtttaattaattataaaaactaaaaacacACATTTTGATAGAACATCATGGAatgcatgtttgataaaataaattaatatttataaatataatatcataacattattcaaatatttgacaaaactaatctatcaattctaactaaaacatgaaataacaaaatataacacaatttcaaaatcCCCAATAAAAATAGTGtaacatatgtcaaattccaacattataaaaataagttccaatacaacttaagattaggaaacataataagtttataacCTCATTGAACAACGAAGTTCTACTTTAAGAacatcactcattatatgccaagtttattaatgactcattatttctaatattaggaggtgtaGTTTCAAAAACTAAAATAATAACGCAGTtacacaaaatgaagaaaataaaatatacaagcaattacatggaatcacaagaagtaaaggaagagaaataaaaaataaataatgtacaaagaaaaatatattttaaagttaaataagaaattaaaaagtaaaaataaaataaaaggaataaaataatgaaaataaaaagttataaagaaattaaaagaaaaagaaaaagaaaagaaatttaaaattaaCCTTATAATTACACAGtataattactaacaattatcaCCTCCCTTCAGAATTGAAGAATATAATTACACTTGTTTAATTATACCCAATTCTATGTAGACAAGTACAAACATGCAAAAGTGTACAATTATACTCGATTACACTAAAATTCAATATCTAGGTGACTTTCCAAACATGTTCCAAACTGTATAATTACCGTTAATTATATCCGAATCCAATTCACATGTAGCTTTACAACCAAGTTCTAAACCATTTAGAAGTCGGTCACTAAAATctactactatatatatatatatatatatatatatatatatatatatatatatatatatctgctctgcccaACGTAAATTAACATCCTCAGAAACTTTGTGACCACACGATTCTAGTACTTTGTGAATCTATTGGGTATCCAATTTCTCTCCTCTACATCGACACAGCTGAATCCCACCCATGGCTGAGAACCCTAATTGCACTATTTATGTTGgtatgtcttttttttttccctcTCCTTATCTATGCCTTTTTTTACATGATTTTTATTCTTCATGCTCAGATCTAATGTTGcatctttcttttgtttgatttctgaatttattttcctttttaataaGCAAAGCAGCAGTTATTAGCTGTAaagtgtctttttttttttttgtggttatGTTTTCCGATTTGCTTGGTCATGTGTTTACGTTCTGGATTTTTGGGGTGGGGAGGTTGGGGGAGGAACAAATTTTAGCTTTATCTTTTTGGGGTTTTAAACTCTGAATGTTTAGCTCAGTTTGAGGATTTACTTCTAATTGTCCTCTATGAATACTATAATTGCAGATTGGTTATGTTTATGCGTGCAAATAATGTGGATTAACATATAAAATTTTAGTTTTACCTTTTCAATGAATTGTTTTGGCGGCGTTTAGCTTTGCAATGCTTAAATAGCGGAAAAACATCTTTTACAAAAAAGCTTCTTTTTTGTTCGTGAAGCAGTAAGAGTTCAGTTACAATTTTACCCTCCACCAAAGGTTTGTGACTGGGACTTGCTAGGCTACTTAGTTATCACCAATATATTAGTTTGGTTGAATTATTTACTTAGTTGCATACAAGTTTGGTTAATCTGTGTTTATTATGATAGCTATTCTTGTTGAGGTTTCTCACATGGAAAGTCCAGGCTCTTTGCTTTTCTTATTGCATGTTTGAGTTATCTTTGGGAGAGTGCGTTTAACATATGCATTTCTGATTGATAGCAGATTTAGTTTGTGTTTTGTTGTGAATGATTTGCTAACATAGGTTTGAAACCTTTTTGTTGTAGGAAATTTGGACGAGAGAGTAAGCGATCGTGTACTGTATGACATTCTAATTCAAGCAGGGCGTGTTGTTGACCTGTACATTCCTCGTGACAAGGAAACTGATAAGCCTAAAGGTTTTGCCTTCGCTAAATATGAGACAGAGGAGATTGCAGACTATGCTGTGAAGCTTTTCTCTGGTTTAGTGACGCTTTACAATAGAACATTAAAATTTGCGGTAAGTCCTTGTTATCGGTCCCTTGAGCTGGCTAAAATTGTCAGTTTTATTGATATCGTTTGGTGAATTTATGTGTTCTGGTATTATAAGCTTCTGTAGCGCTTGCAAATCTAAGGTATGGGTTTACCTCCTATCCAACAGAACCAGCCTATGCATAGATAATAGATAATCTTGGCAGTGAGATGTTCTTCGGTAGAGATCCTCGGAGTGTCTATTGATGTTGACTTATGAATTGAGAGATACGACAGACATATGTTCTTTCAGTTAACACTGTGGGCTGGCAGTTGGAATTTGTGGTTTTGAGGAGGCAAAGTCTACAGAAGCATTTTGATTTGCTTATGTTGTGTATTGACGTTTAATTTTTCTAAACAGATATCTGGGCAAGACAAGCCCTCTAATAACTCATCAATTGCGACACCACCACCTACCTTAAATATCCCCTCCAGACCAAGGCCTCTTCATGTACCTTATAATGATAAGgaaatttcaccaaattctgtGAGATTGTCAACTTCATGCCGGTTTTCAGAGCACCAAACTAACTTCACACAAGGTGATGCATGCTTTTTTAGTGAAGTCATTATTTTATGCTCTTAgtccctttttgtttttactttatttttgttgAGTCTTGACTTACATGTTTATAATTGTTTTTTCTCTATTCAGTTTCAGTTCCTCCTGGTGTTTCAGTAAACCAATCTAATGGGTATAGATCGCCTTACGATGGATATAGATCACATTATGATGGCAACAATTATGATTACGGTCGAAGAGTATTTGGGGATGCTTTAAATAGTATAACACGCTCTAGGTTGGGCCGATATGATACACGTAACCCGACCAGTCATCCTTCTTATTGATATTT
This DNA window, taken from Nicotiana tabacum cultivar K326 chromosome 4, ASM71507v2, whole genome shotgun sequence, encodes the following:
- the LOC107806640 gene encoding uncharacterized protein LOC107806640 isoform X3: MAENPNCTIYVGNLDERVSDRVLYDILIQAGRVVDLYIPRDKETDKPKGFAFAKYETEEIADYAVKLFSGLVTLYNRTLKFAISGQDKPSNNSSIATPPPTLNIPSRPRPLHVPYNDKEISPNSVRLSTSCRFSEHQTNFTQGY
- the LOC107806640 gene encoding uncharacterized protein LOC107806640 isoform X2; this translates as MAENPNCTIYVGNLDERVSDRVLYDILIQAGRVVDLYIPRDKETDKPKGFAFAKYETEEIADYAVKLFSGLVTLYNRTLKFAISGQDKPSNNSSIATPPPTLNIPSRPRPLHVPYNDKEISPNSVRLSTSCRFSEHQTNFTQVRLLR
- the LOC107806640 gene encoding uncharacterized protein LOC107806640 isoform X1; protein product: MAENPNCTIYVGNLDERVSDRVLYDILIQAGRVVDLYIPRDKETDKPKGFAFAKYETEEIADYAVKLFSGLVTLYNRTLKFAISGQDKPSNNSSIATPPPTLNIPSRPRPLHVPYNDKEISPNSVRLSTSCRFSEHQTNFTQVSVPPGVSVNQSNGYRSPYDGYRSHYDGNNYDYGRRVFGDALNSITRSRLGRYDTRNPTSHPSY